The following coding sequences are from one Lolium rigidum isolate FL_2022 chromosome 6, APGP_CSIRO_Lrig_0.1, whole genome shotgun sequence window:
- the LOC124662858 gene encoding tyrosine N-monooxygenase-like: MLGTCSSSSLLLVVITLIYLVQRLGFKSNICGVTCSSATVPLPPGPLPWPVVGNLPEMMLNKPAFRWIHLVMKKMGTDIACFRLGRVNVVPITCPKIAREVLKKQDANFVSRPLTFASSAVSCGYKNVVLSPFGEQWKKMRRVLTTEIICTSRHKWLHDKRGDEADNFTRYVYNLTIGTSSKGSSSTSDTNVDVRHVTRHYCGNVIRRLVFGKRYFGEPQPDGGPGPLEVEHIDASFTCLGFVYSFCISDYLPWLLGLDLDGQEKVVKEANATVNRLHDMIIDERWRQWKGGETQDGVEDLLDVLITLKDGHGSPLLTIEEVKAGDIIFAALDNPSNAVEWALAEMVNNPELLDKAVDEMDRVVGRERLVQESDIPQLNYIKACIREAFRLHPIAPFNLPHVALADTTVAGYRVPKGSHVLLSRVGLGRNPTVWDDPLRFKPERHMRDDAGVELTENDLRFISFSTGRRGCIAASLGTTISVMLFGRLLQGFTWAKPAGVSFIDLSESKQDLSMAKPLLLHAEPRLPLHLYPTSR; encoded by the exons ATGTTAGGAACTTGCTCCTCTTCGTCTCTTTTGCTCGTCGTAATAACTCTCATATACCTTGTCCAAAGGTTAGGGTTCAAGAGCAACATCTGTGGTGTCACATGCTCATCGGCAACGGTTCCACTTCCACCAGGGCCGTTGCCGTGGCCGGTGGTGGGTAACCTGCCCGAAATGATGCTCAACAAGCCGGCATTCCGTTGGATCCATCTCGTGATGAAGAAGATGGGCACCGATATCGCCTGCTTCCGCCTCGGCCGTGTCAACGTCGTCCCCATCACCTGCCCCAAGATAGCGAGAGAGGTGCTCAAGAAACAGGACGCGAACTTCGTGTCCCGGCCGCTCACCTTCGCCTCCAGCGCCGTCAGCTGCGGTTACAAGAACGTGGTGCTCTCGCCGTTCGGGGAGCAGTGGAAGAAGATGCGCCGGGTGCTCACTACCGAGATCATTTGCACTTCCCGGCACAAGTGGCTCCACGACAAGCGAGGCGACGAGGCCGACAACTTCACACGCTACGTCTACAACCTCACCATCGGCACCAGCTCCAAGGGGTCGTCTTCAACATCGGACACCAACGTCGATGTCAGGCATGTCACACGACATTACTGTGGCAACGTCATCCGTCGGCTTGTCTTCGGTAAGCGGTACTTCGGGGAGCCTCAACCCGACGGTGGGCCGGGGCCGCTTGAGGTGGAGCACATAGATGCTTCCTTCACCTGCCTGGGGTTCGTCTACTCCTTCTGCATCAGCGACTACCTCCCGTGGCTGCTTGGTCTTGACCTTGACGGCCAGGAGAAGGTGGTCAAGGAGGCCAACGCGACGGTGAATAGACTGCACGACATGATCATTGATGAGCGTTGGAGGCAGTGGAAGGGTGGCGAGACGCAGGACggcgtcgaagatttgctcgacgTTCTCATCACGCTCAAAGATGGGCATGGCAGCCCGTTACTTACCATCGAGGAGGTCAAAGCA GGGGACATAATATTTGCGGCGCTAGACAATCCTTCCAACGCCGTGGAGTGGGCGCTGGCAGAGATGGTGAACAACCCGGAGTTGCTGGACAAGGCGGTGGACGAGATGGACCGGGTGGTCGGTCGGGAGCGGTTGGTGCAGGAATCCGACATCCCGCAGCTCAACTACATCAAGGCGTGCATACGTGAGGCATTTCGACTTCATCCTATTGCTCCCTTCAACTTGCCGCATGTCGCGTTGGCCGACACTACCGTCGCCGGCTACCGTGTGCCCAAGGGGAGCCACGTCCTCCTCAGCCGGGTCGGCCTAGGCAGGAACCCCACCGTCTGGGACGACCCGCTCCGCTTCAAGCCGGAGCGCCACATGAGAGACGACGCCGGCGTAGAGCTCACTGAGAACGACCTGCGGTTCATCTCCTTCAGCACTGGCCGCCGTGGCTGCATTGCAGCGTCGCTAGGGACGACGATCAGCGTCATGCTCTTCGGCAGGCTCCTGCAGGGTTTTACATGGGCCAAACCAGCTGGGGTGTCGTTCATCGATCTCAGCGAGTCCAAGCAGGATCTCTCCATGGCGAAGCCGCTGTTGCTGcacgcggagccacgcctgccgTTGCACCTCTACCCGACGAGCCGTTGA